In Pirellulales bacterium, a genomic segment contains:
- a CDS encoding HEAT repeat domain-containing protein: protein MISSKNSATPPFVRHFVSLGLLILAVTALGCGHAAPSKAKPTADEMKQMQAMVETPPVNPLAPLSERAENAYRPWGIKETAVDALGRIGTQAVPTLVKTLDDPNPRVRAEAARALARIGPEATEAVPALMARLDDPDEDVRQASARALGQVGPAAAPAVPALISLIDAASNKSSIANPPAPNTHR from the coding sequence ATGATTTCCTCGAAGAACTCCGCCACGCCCCCCTTTGTACGACATTTCGTCTCGCTGGGCTTGCTGATCCTGGCTGTTACTGCCCTGGGCTGCGGTCACGCGGCGCCCTCGAAGGCGAAGCCGACCGCCGACGAGATGAAGCAGATGCAAGCCATGGTCGAGACGCCGCCGGTGAATCCGCTCGCGCCATTATCCGAGCGAGCGGAGAACGCCTATCGTCCGTGGGGTATCAAAGAGACCGCGGTCGATGCGCTGGGGCGCATCGGTACACAAGCGGTCCCGACGTTGGTCAAGACGCTCGATGATCCGAACCCACGCGTCCGCGCCGAAGCGGCGCGAGCCTTGGCCCGCATCGGACCCGAGGCGACCGAGGCGGTGCCGGCTTTGATGGCGAGGCTGGACGATCCGGATGAAGACGTGCGCCAGGCCTCGGCCCGCGCGCTGGGTCAGGTCGGACCGGCCGCCGCGCCGGCGGTGCCCGCGCTCATCAGCCTGATCGATGCGGCGTCGAACAAGTCATCGATTGCGAACCCGCCAGCGCCGAATACGCATCGATAA